From one Culex quinquefasciatus strain JHB chromosome 3, VPISU_Cqui_1.0_pri_paternal, whole genome shotgun sequence genomic stretch:
- the LOC6030890 gene encoding transportin-1 → MTTWEPQPDGLNQIITLLKQSQSTDNAIQRAVQMKLEELNQYPDFNNYLIYVLTKLKTQDEPTRSLSGLILKNNIRIHGTHLQPAIIEYIKQECLQALGDPSPLIRATVGILITTIANKGSLQSWPELLPTLCDMLDSQEYSVCEGAFGALQKICEDSADTLDSAALNRPLNIMIPKFLQFFRHSSPKIRSHAIACINQFIINRTQALMLHIDTFIENLFHLSSDEDREVRKNVCRGLVMLLEVRMDRLMPHMNNIIEYMLVRTQDPDETALEACEFWLSLAEQSICKEVLTPHLNRLAPVLVRGMRYSDIDIIILKGDVEEDEMIPDREEDIKPRFHKSRTHTQKAGSMGAQDTGARAMEGNEEEEDMDDPYDDMDDDSNLSDWNLRKCSAAALDVLANVFKDDFLPILLPILKETLFHQEWQVKESGILALGAIAEGCMNGMTPHLPELIPYLISCLSDKKALVRAITCWTLSRYAHWVVSQPHDQYLKPLMEELLKRILDANKRVQEAACSAFATLEEEACTELVPYLGFILKTLVFAFGKYQHKNLLILYDAIGTLADSVGVHLNKPEYISMLMPPLIQKWNMLKDEDKDLFPLLECLSSVATALQSGFLPYCEPVYRRCISLIQQTLNQDLASTASPGQYELPDKDFMIVALDLLSGLAEGLDGHIESLVVSSNIMQLLYQCMQDSMPEVRQSSFALLGDLTKACFQHVHPFIADFLPILGQNLNPEYISVCNNATWAIGEISIKLREDTKTYIPLVLTQLIDIINNPNTPKTLLENTAITIGRLGLVCPLEVAPSLQQFVRQWCSSLRNIRDNEEKDSAFRGMCQMITVNPVGVVPDFIFFCDAAASWMNPKTDLHEMLQKILHGFKTQVGDENWSRFVEQFPQQLSERLTVMYSI, encoded by the exons AAACTGGAGGAACTAAACCAATATCCAGACTTCAACAACTACTTGATTTACGTGCTGACCAAGCTGAAGACGCAGGATGAGCCAACGCGCTCGCTGTCGGGATtgattttgaagaacaacatcCGCATCCACGGAACGCACCTGCAGCCGGCCATCATCGAGTACATCAAGCAGGAATGTCTGCAGGCGCTGGGCGATCCTTCGCCGTTGATCCGTGCGACGGTGGGAATCCTGATCACGACGATTGCCAACAAGGGCAGTCTGCAGAGTTGGCCCGAGCTGTTGCCGACGCTGTGTGACATGCTCGACTCGCAGGAGTACAGCGTGTGCGAGGGCGCCTTCGGGGCATTGCAGAAGATTTGCGAAGATTCGGCCGATACGCTGGACAGCGCCGCGTTGAACCGGCCGTTGAACATCATGATTCCgaagtttttgcaatttttccgtCACTCTAGCCCGAAGATTCGGTCGCACGCGATCGCCTGTATCAATCAGTTCATCATCAATCGTACGCAAGCGTTGATGCTGCACATCGACACGTTCATCGAGAATTTGTTCCACTTGTCGTCGGATGAGGACCGGGAGGTGCGCAAGAACGTTTGCCGAGGGTTGGTGATGCTGCTGGAGGTACGAATGGATCGCCTGATGCCGCACATGAACAACATCATTGAGTATATGCTGGTGCGGACGCAGGATCCCGACGAGACCGCGTTGGAGGCGTGCGAGTTTTGGTTGTCCCTCGCGGAGCAAAGCATTTGCAAGGAGGTGCTGACGCCACACCTGAACCGACTGGCGCCGGTACTCGTGCGAGGCATGCGATATTCCGACATTGACATCATTATCCTGAAGGGTGACGTTGAGGAGGACGAAATGATTCCGGATCGCGAGGAGGACATCAAGCCGCGGTTCCACAAGTCCCGAACGCATACCCAAAAGGCCGGCAGCATGGGCGCGCAAGATACGGGTGCCCGCGCGATGGAAGGCAACGAAGAGGAGGAAGATATGGATGATCCCTACGACGATATGGACGATGACAGTAATCTGTCCGATTGGAATTTGCGCAAGTGCAGTGCGGCGGCTCTGGATGTGCTTGCGAACGTGTTCAAGGACGACTTCCTTCCGATTTTGCTGCCCATCTTGAAGGAGACGCTTTTCCACCAGGAATGGCAGGTCAAGGAAAGCGGCATTCTGGCCCTGGGTGCGATTGCCGAAGGTTGTATGAACGGCATGACGCCCCACCTGCCCGAGCTGATTCCGTACTTGATTTCGTGTCTGTCGGACAAGAAGGCGCTGGTCCGCGCAATCACCTGCTGGACGTTGTCCCGTTATGCCCACTGGGTCGTCAGCCAACCGCACGATCAATATCTGAAGCCGTTGATGGAGGAGCTGCTGAAGCGTATTCTCGATGCTAACAAACGCGTGCAGGAGGCGGCGTGTTCTGCGTTCGCAACCCTCGAGGAGGAAGCATGTACGGAACTGGTGCCGTATCTGGGATTCATACTGAAGACCCTTGTGTTTGCGTTCGGAAAATATCAGCACAAAAATCTACTGATTCTGTACGACGCCATTGGAACGTTGGCCGACTCGGTCGGAGTTCACCTGAACAAACCGGAGTACATTAGCATGCTGATGCCACCGTTGATCCAAAAGTGGAACATGCTAAAGGACGAGGACAAAGATCTGTTCCCGCTGCTCGAGTGCCTGTCGAGTGTGGCCACGGCGCTGCAGTCTGGCTTCCTGCCGTACTGCGAACCGGTCTACCGGCGGTGCATCTCGCTGATTCAGCAAACGCTGAACCAAGATCTGGCCAGCACGGCCAGCCCCGGACAGTACGAGCTCCCGGATAAGGATTTCATGATTGTCGCGCTGGATTTGCTGTCCGGTTTGGCGGAAGGTCTGGACGGGCACATCGAGTCACTCGTCGTCAGCAGCAACATTATGCAGCTGCTGTACCAGTGCATGCAGGATTCTATGCCGGAGGTACGACAGTCGTCGTTTGCCCTGCTCGGGGACCTGACGAAGGCATGCTTCCAGCATGTGCACCCGTTCATCGCTGACTTTTTGCCCATCCTGGGCCAGAATCTGAACCCGGAGTACATCTCCGTGTGCAACAACGCCACCTGGGCAATCGGCGAGATCAGCATAAAATTGA GGGAAGACACAAAGACGTACATTCCGCTGGTGCTCACCCAATTGATCGACATCATCAACAATCCGAATACGCCCAAGACGCTGCTGGAGAATACAG CAATAACAATCGGTCGCCTCGGTCTTGTGTGCCCCCTTGAAGTGGCTCCATCGTTGCAACAGTTTGTTCGACAGTG GTGCTCCTCTCTGCGCAACATCCGCGACAACGAGGAAAAGGATTCGGCGTTCCGGGGCATGTGCCAGATGATTACCGTCAATCCGGTCGGCGTTGTGCCGGACTTTATCTTCTTCTGTGACGCGGCGGCCTCCTGGATGAACCCGAAAACGGACCTGCACGAGATGCTGCAGAAG ATTCTGCACGGGTTCAAGACCCAGGTCGGCGATGAAAACTGGAGCCGGTTCGTGGAACAGTTCCCGCAGCAGCTCAGCGAACGCCTCACGGTGATGTACAGCATCTAA
- the LOC6030889 gene encoding ras-related protein Rab-43 produces the protein MSATRNPTTLMISNEESFDFLFKIVLIGDCGTGKTCIVQRFKSGNFIESHGNTIGVDFSMKAVTVDGKKVKLQIWDTAGQERFRTITQSYYRSANGVIIVYDITKRSSFLNLQRWIDEVRRYTATNVMIFVVGNKSDLDAIREVEFAEAQTMCQYIPEIMFVMETSAKDNRNIEDAFMTLATELKRRHDNITTEDVPDGITLGQGMTLSVSNCSLCSRT, from the exons ATGTCCGCAACTCGCAACCCAACTACGCTGATGATCAGCAATGAGGAAAGCTTCGATTTCCTGTTCAAGATTGTTCTGATAGGAGATTGCGGAACGGGCAAGACCTGCATAGTTCAACGCTTCAAATCCGGAAATTTTATCGAAAGCCACGGCAACACCATCGGGGTGGACTTTTCCATGAAGGCAGTCACCGTGGATGGAAAAAAGGTCAAG CTTCAAATTTGGGATACCGCAGGTCAGGAGCGATTCAGAACCATCACCCAGAGCTACTACAGATCCGCAAATGGCGTTATCATTG TGTACGACATCACCAAACGTTCCTCCTTTCTGAACCTGCAACGATGGATCGACGAGGTGCGCCGCTACACCGCAACCAACGTGATGATCTTTGTCGTGGGAAACAAGAGTGATTTGGACGCCATTCGTGAGGTGGAGTTTGCGGAAGCCCAAACCATGTGCCAATATATTCCAGAGATCATGTTCGTGATGGAAACATCCGCAAAGGACAATCGAAACATTGAGGATGCTTTCATGACGCTGGCGACCGAGCTGAAG cgGCGGCATGATAACATTACCACAGAAGATGTTCCTGATGGAATTACGCTGGGACAGGGGATGACCCTGTCGGTCAGCAATTGCAGCCTGTGTAGTCGGACGTGA